A window from Rhizosphaericola mali encodes these proteins:
- a CDS encoding cupin-like domain-containing protein has protein sequence MILNKVDTVGTISPSDFKEIYYRHNKPVVIKNLSHNWSAFHKWNWNYLKEMAGTEKVGIYNNVKSDAYTPINKADDYTTFGEYIDMIRQGPAAWRIFLFNVFSKAPQMKNDFTWPDELMRGFVKTMPMLFVGGEGAITHMHFDIDLSHILHTQFAGRKRVLLFPHEEEHKLYRKPFEVLSMADFSNYYDLKKSKIDYVKFPALKYAKGYDVILEPGDTLFMPGGYWHHMEYLESGFAMSLRALNTSFFGKLHGVWNLVGMRNIDTLMKKTIPVKWYNWKLTKLSADAHHAIAQMNV, from the coding sequence ATGATTTTAAATAAAGTAGATACAGTTGGGACCATTTCGCCTTCAGATTTTAAAGAAATTTATTATCGACATAATAAACCTGTCGTAATAAAGAACTTATCACACAATTGGTCAGCTTTTCATAAATGGAATTGGAATTATTTAAAAGAAATGGCAGGGACAGAAAAAGTGGGTATATATAATAATGTAAAGAGCGATGCGTATACACCCATTAATAAAGCGGATGATTATACAACTTTTGGAGAATACATTGATATGATCCGACAAGGTCCTGCGGCGTGGCGTATATTTTTATTTAATGTATTTAGTAAAGCCCCTCAGATGAAAAATGATTTTACCTGGCCTGATGAATTAATGCGTGGTTTTGTAAAAACAATGCCGATGTTATTCGTTGGGGGAGAAGGGGCAATAACGCATATGCATTTTGATATTGATTTAAGTCATATTTTGCATACGCAATTTGCCGGAAGAAAACGTGTTTTATTGTTTCCACATGAGGAAGAGCACAAATTGTATCGAAAGCCATTTGAAGTGTTAAGTATGGCAGATTTTTCTAATTATTATGATTTGAAAAAAAGCAAAATTGATTATGTAAAATTTCCCGCATTGAAATATGCAAAAGGATATGATGTTATATTAGAACCAGGAGATACATTATTTATGCCTGGTGGATATTGGCATCATATGGAATATTTGGAAAGTGGATTTGCGATGAGTTTAAGAGCGTTGAATACCTCTTTTTTCGGTAAATTACATGGTGTGTGGAATTTGGTGGGAATGCGTAACATAGATACCTTAATGAAAAAAACAATTCCTGTAAAATGGTATAATTGGAAGTTAACAAAATTAAGTGCTGATGCGCATCATGCTATTGCACAAATGAATGTATAG
- a CDS encoding TlpA disulfide reductase family protein translates to MKHLKTSIYSLLVLGSVHAQKKPTIAIKNTLYAGEGIVTVNVSKLTDKAGKYFLAIGRDQDSSTIIDGKLHFKKKLEEPAVAYLMFRPENSDPNSRLKPKDYFTFYLTPGSTEIVTDDSIAGAKIIHENAFQKDYADINAKQKAFNNTELKPLMEEYKVASQQNDKAKAEAIGEKFDSLQTAFKENTIKPFIISKAKTSPVALTFLQDYIGYSVDYPTINPLYEALSPTLKALPSGKTIGEKLALAKSTQIGQPAIDFTQNDTLGNPVKLSDFKGKYVLVDFWASWCGPCRGENPNVVEAFNKYKDKNFTILGVSFDGGNTRTTKEAWLGAIHADHLTWNHVSDLQGWNNAVGKLYGIQSIPQNILVDPNGNIVAKNIRGEELQKTLAGIFK, encoded by the coding sequence ATGAAACATTTAAAGACATCAATTTACTCACTTCTGGTATTGGGAAGTGTCCATGCACAAAAAAAGCCTACAATAGCAATTAAAAATACATTGTATGCCGGTGAAGGTATTGTAACGGTCAACGTGAGTAAATTGACAGACAAGGCTGGGAAATATTTTTTAGCAATTGGAAGAGATCAAGATAGTAGTACCATTATTGATGGCAAATTACATTTTAAAAAGAAATTGGAAGAACCTGCGGTTGCTTATCTTATGTTCCGCCCAGAAAACTCCGATCCTAATAGTCGTCTTAAACCAAAAGATTATTTTACCTTTTATTTAACGCCTGGATCTACAGAAATTGTAACAGACGACTCAATTGCTGGAGCAAAAATCATTCATGAAAATGCCTTCCAAAAAGATTATGCAGATATTAATGCAAAACAAAAAGCATTCAACAACACAGAGTTGAAACCTTTAATGGAAGAATATAAAGTTGCATCACAACAAAATGATAAAGCAAAAGCGGAAGCTATTGGTGAAAAATTTGATTCTTTACAAACTGCATTTAAAGAAAACACAATTAAACCTTTTATCATTTCAAAAGCAAAAACCAGCCCAGTAGCACTTACATTTTTGCAAGACTATATTGGTTACAGTGTAGACTATCCAACAATCAACCCATTGTACGAGGCATTGAGTCCTACATTAAAAGCGTTACCATCAGGTAAGACTATTGGAGAAAAGTTGGCTTTGGCAAAATCTACTCAGATTGGACAACCGGCAATTGATTTTACACAAAATGATACTTTAGGTAATCCAGTAAAATTATCCGACTTCAAAGGGAAATATGTATTAGTCGATTTTTGGGCAAGCTGGTGTGGACCATGTAGAGGGGAGAATCCAAATGTTGTAGAAGCCTTTAATAAATATAAAGATAAAAACTTTACCATTTTAGGCGTTTCTTTTGACGGAGGAAATACAAGAACAACAAAAGAAGCTTGGTTAGGAGCTATACACGCAGATCATTTAACATGGAATCATGTTTCAGACTTACAAGGTTGGAATAATGCAGTAGGCAAATTGTATGGTATCCAATCCATTCCTCAGAATATATTGGTAGATCCTAACGGTAATATTGTTGCAAAAAATATACGCGGTGAAGAATTACAAAAAACACTTGCAGGAATTTTTAAATAA
- a CDS encoding DUF1735 domain-containing protein, with translation MKILSLNKIMFLALGSVVFSLTSCLKDTDAPSMSSTSGSNEVVMFQDNGGSDGQGVNGNLPIYPQYDFPDLTLTNDTTGFDAIVMVGGPTGTAPQDVNLTLGVDTASLRAFNTDQGSSYTCPDSSTYSFSTSVTIKKGQAQAYAHITIRPNSKFDYSASYAIPLKILTTNYATISTNFGVEINSFSVSK, from the coding sequence ATGAAAATTCTAAGTTTAAATAAAATTATGTTTTTGGCATTAGGGAGTGTTGTTTTCAGTTTAACCTCTTGCCTTAAAGATACAGATGCTCCTAGTATGAGTAGTACATCAGGGTCGAATGAAGTTGTAATGTTTCAAGATAATGGAGGCTCTGATGGTCAAGGCGTTAATGGAAATTTACCCATTTATCCGCAATATGATTTTCCCGATCTTACTTTAACGAACGATACGACAGGTTTTGATGCAATAGTGATGGTAGGTGGTCCTACCGGAACGGCACCACAAGATGTTAATTTAACATTAGGAGTAGATACCGCAAGTTTGCGTGCTTTCAATACAGATCAAGGTAGTTCCTACACTTGTCCTGATAGCAGTACCTATAGCTTTTCTACAAGTGTAACAATTAAAAAAGGTCAGGCACAAGCTTACGCACATATTACCATTCGTCCTAATTCTAAATTTGATTATAGTGCTAGTTATGCAATACCGTTGAAGATTTTAACAACTAATTATGCTACGATTAGTACCAATTTTGGGGTAGAAATAAATTCATTCTCTGTTTCCAAATAA
- a CDS encoding SusD/RagB family nutrient-binding outer membrane lipoprotein — MKNKFLLTIGFIGMIGVSCNKLLNINTNPNATTTSSPDLVLPLAITNTASLVSSLNDYGGQTVGYMANAGGYGGFGATWTYNYPTTQGNGYWASGYSILENLQSIINISEGNDSYTYYGAAARILKSYVYEMLVDEFNNIPYSDALKGSSYVTPKYDDAASIYVSLANNIDSAITEINSATTGVTSFTSGTDPLFSGNMTYWKQFANTLKLRLIIRASSATTFSNTTFTTDGFLADDAIVNPGYKLATGEVNPSWGTWVASYTGSAGLRDYNPTYYIMGYYNGAKLSDSARGAAIFYNFPKTPVNQMGVSSGTIANSPATAGAWYSGTGSGTGLGNAIGVMKGPNMGEPLMLLAESDFLQAEADVRGILTQDAKSDFNKGIAASFNYLYKLPTNILESGLDPAADATSYITKNSTSYLANFDIATTTAEKIEAIITQKYIALDFINGAEAWNEYRRTGYPATSTTVTNNAVYSFASTQSQATRPDHLPTRLPYPSTEYSLNSSNVPSDISVYTSLIFWAK, encoded by the coding sequence ATGAAGAATAAATTTTTATTAACAATAGGGTTTATTGGTATGATAGGAGTATCGTGTAATAAATTACTAAATATTAATACCAATCCTAATGCAACTACAACATCTAGTCCAGATTTAGTTTTGCCATTGGCGATAACAAATACAGCTAGTTTAGTGTCATCGCTCAATGATTACGGTGGTCAAACGGTTGGATACATGGCTAATGCTGGTGGATATGGTGGCTTTGGTGCCACTTGGACTTATAATTATCCAACAACGCAAGGAAATGGTTATTGGGCATCAGGTTATAGTATTTTAGAAAATTTGCAGTCAATAATCAATATTTCTGAAGGAAATGATAGTTATACCTATTATGGCGCAGCTGCAAGAATTTTAAAATCATACGTGTATGAAATGTTAGTAGATGAATTCAACAACATTCCCTATTCTGATGCATTGAAAGGTAGTAGCTATGTAACTCCAAAATATGATGATGCTGCATCTATTTATGTGTCATTGGCAAATAATATAGACTCGGCAATTACCGAAATAAATTCAGCCACTACTGGTGTAACTTCCTTTACAAGTGGTACTGATCCTCTTTTTTCAGGTAATATGACTTATTGGAAACAATTTGCGAATACTCTGAAATTAAGATTAATTATCAGAGCCTCAAGTGCTACTACATTTTCTAATACGACCTTTACAACTGATGGATTTTTGGCAGATGATGCTATAGTAAATCCTGGTTATAAGTTAGCAACAGGGGAGGTTAATCCATCTTGGGGTACTTGGGTGGCTAGTTACACTGGGTCTGCTGGATTAAGAGATTATAATCCGACATATTATATTATGGGATATTATAATGGAGCGAAACTAAGTGATAGTGCGCGTGGTGCTGCGATATTCTATAATTTTCCTAAAACACCAGTTAATCAAATGGGCGTAAGCTCTGGTACGATTGCTAATTCTCCGGCAACTGCAGGTGCATGGTATTCTGGTACAGGAAGTGGTACAGGATTAGGTAATGCTATTGGAGTAATGAAAGGTCCAAATATGGGAGAACCCTTAATGTTATTAGCCGAATCTGATTTCTTACAAGCGGAAGCGGATGTTAGAGGTATTTTGACGCAAGACGCAAAGTCTGATTTTAATAAGGGGATAGCCGCATCATTTAACTATCTATACAAATTACCAACTAATATATTGGAAAGTGGTTTAGATCCTGCAGCGGATGCGACAAGTTATATTACTAAAAATAGTACTAGCTATTTGGCTAATTTTGATATAGCTACGACAACCGCAGAAAAGATTGAGGCAATTATTACGCAAAAATATATTGCTTTAGATTTTATTAATGGTGCTGAGGCATGGAACGAATATAGAAGAACTGGTTACCCTGCGACATCAACTACTGTTACTAACAATGCAGTATATTCATTTGCATCTACACAATCTCAGGCTACCCGTCCGGATCATTTACCAACAAGATTGCCTTATCCATCTACAGAGTATTCCCTTAATTCTAGTAATGTACCATCTGATATTAGTGTTTATACATCATTAATTTTCTGGGCTAAATAA